A window of Gloeocapsopsis sp. IPPAS B-1203 contains these coding sequences:
- a CDS encoding glycosyltransferase, producing the protein MKKKALIFFPHNPYPPRTGAHQRCLSMLEAFKKLGYDVTLFGSTLLTDNLWQVDSIKNLQKNFDIGVEVYQGTSADKQFMAQTYASRKGEFNWDFYTPPGLCESFRKFFKSLSPDIIVINYAFWARLVIGNEFNSSLKVIEMHDLLSLTTKMQQVISSFLTEPPFISGKVDHKLLDKSLFSKLTLNTDIEEYWLYDQFDFTIAISPQEAQHVQTQTCRTTVKYIPLSYNVELINNTYTNPPLFVIGPNYFNIQGYLYFTDKILPLVLSQAPEFVLQVIGDACSLLVPTDGINLLGFIPSLKQLYAESKFAVCPLIGGTGQQVKIVEAMANGLPVIALQNVAESSPIQHNINGFVATNAAEFANYTIKLFTNQNLCRQMGQAARETVNNEFSKQKLLEKLYFLAPNNIQNQIFKAEKNKLIVIIDGVFFQLYKTGIARVWKSLLEEWVESGFAKHIIVLDRAGTAPVIPSIRYRPVPAYDYNATDVDREMLQQVCDEEGADIFISSYYTTPLSTPSVFLAHDMIPELMGWNLNHPMWREKHYGIQHASAYIAVSENTAKDLVKVFPNIPLDSVTVASNGVNHKIFSPACLEDINQFKNKYGITKPYFMLVGSGGYKNTILFFKAFAQLCSKQGFEIVCTGGGWELETELRNYTSGSVVHMLQLSDEELSIAYSGAVALVYPSKYEGFGLPILEAIACGCPVVTCPNGSIPEVAGDAAIYVNDDDVDELADALCEVQKPSVRNSLVAAGLEQAQKFSWAKMADTVSSALVEATLLPLNLKQINLVIFPDWSQSEDALCTELLQVIQAIATHPDSSRTTLLVDNGEISEEEANLILSSVAMNLLMAEDLDISEGLEISLVGHLSEMQWKVLLPKITARIILENENQAAIAKAETIPSYELDNILLNNCIMST; encoded by the coding sequence ATGAAAAAAAAAGCCCTTATCTTTTTTCCCCATAATCCATATCCACCACGAACAGGCGCACATCAACGATGTTTATCAATGCTTGAGGCATTCAAGAAATTAGGATACGATGTTACGTTGTTCGGGTCTACTTTGCTTACAGATAATCTCTGGCAAGTTGATAGCATCAAAAATTTGCAAAAGAACTTTGACATAGGAGTAGAGGTATATCAAGGTACTTCAGCTGATAAGCAATTCATGGCACAAACATATGCTAGTAGAAAAGGAGAATTCAACTGGGATTTTTATACTCCGCCAGGATTATGCGAAAGTTTTCGCAAATTTTTTAAAAGTTTGTCGCCAGATATAATAGTAATAAATTATGCATTTTGGGCAAGGCTTGTTATTGGCAATGAATTTAATTCGTCTCTAAAAGTGATAGAGATGCATGACTTGCTTAGTTTAACTACTAAAATGCAGCAAGTGATAAGTAGCTTTCTTACTGAGCCTCCATTTATTTCCGGAAAAGTAGATCACAAATTACTAGATAAAAGTTTATTTTCAAAACTAACTCTTAATACTGACATAGAAGAGTATTGGTTATATGACCAATTTGACTTCACTATTGCTATTTCTCCTCAAGAAGCACAGCACGTTCAAACACAGACTTGCCGAACAACAGTTAAATATATTCCCTTATCTTATAATGTAGAGTTAATAAATAATACTTATACTAATCCTCCTTTATTTGTAATCGGTCCTAATTATTTCAATATCCAAGGATATTTATATTTTACAGATAAAATTCTACCTTTAGTATTATCGCAAGCACCAGAGTTTGTCCTGCAAGTAATAGGTGATGCATGTAGTTTATTAGTTCCAACTGATGGTATAAACTTACTAGGTTTTATTCCAAGTCTTAAACAACTATATGCTGAGAGTAAATTTGCTGTATGTCCATTAATTGGAGGAACAGGTCAGCAAGTAAAGATTGTAGAAGCTATGGCAAATGGTCTACCAGTTATTGCTTTGCAAAATGTAGCAGAAAGTTCTCCAATACAACATAATATTAATGGCTTTGTCGCTACAAATGCAGCAGAGTTTGCTAATTATACTATTAAGTTATTCACCAATCAAAATCTGTGTCGCCAAATGGGACAAGCTGCACGAGAAACAGTTAATAATGAATTCTCTAAGCAGAAACTATTAGAGAAATTATATTTTTTAGCTCCGAATAACATACAAAATCAAATCTTTAAAGCAGAAAAAAATAAGCTGATAGTAATAATTGATGGTGTATTTTTTCAACTTTATAAAACTGGTATCGCCCGTGTTTGGAAATCATTGCTGGAAGAATGGGTAGAAAGTGGTTTTGCTAAACATATCATTGTTCTTGATCGCGCTGGAACTGCCCCAGTTATTCCTAGTATTAGATATCGTCCTGTGCCAGCTTATGACTACAACGCAACAGATGTTGATCGTGAAATGTTACAGCAAGTATGTGATGAAGAAGGTGCTGATATATTCATCTCCAGCTACTATACAACGCCACTATCGACACCATCAGTATTTCTTGCTCATGACATGATACCAGAACTAATGGGATGGAATTTAAATCATCCTATGTGGCGCGAGAAGCATTACGGTATCCAACACGCAAGTGCATACATTGCAGTTTCAGAAAACACAGCAAAAGATCTTGTTAAGGTTTTTCCAAATATTCCATTAGACTCTGTAACAGTTGCTTCTAATGGAGTAAACCATAAAATATTTTCACCAGCTTGTTTAGAAGATATCAATCAATTTAAAAATAAATATGGCATTACAAAACCCTACTTTATGTTGGTAGGTAGTGGTGGTTACAAAAATACTATTTTGTTCTTCAAGGCTTTTGCTCAACTTTGTAGTAAACAAGGCTTTGAAATTGTTTGTACGGGCGGTGGCTGGGAATTAGAAACAGAATTGAGGAATTACACATCTGGTAGCGTTGTGCATATGCTGCAACTGAGTGATGAGGAGTTGAGCATTGCTTATTCTGGTGCGGTTGCACTGGTTTATCCGTCGAAATACGAAGGGTTTGGTTTACCAATTTTAGAAGCGATCGCCTGTGGTTGTCCAGTCGTTACTTGTCCTAATGGTTCGATTCCTGAAGTGGCTGGAGATGCGGCAATATATGTAAATGATGATGATGTCGATGAACTAGCGGATGCACTTTGCGAAGTCCAAAAACCAAGTGTTCGCAATTCATTAGTGGCTGCTGGTTTGGAACAAGCGCAAAAGTTCTCCTGGGCAAAAATGGCGGATACCGTTAGTTCGGCTTTGGTTGAGGCTACACTCTTACCGTTAAATCTCAAGCAAATCAATTTAGTTATCTTCCCAGATTGGTCACAGTCAGAAGATGCGCTTTGTACCGAATTATTACAAGTTATTCAGGCGATCGCAACTCACCCTGATAGCAGTCGAACAACACTTCTAGTTGATAATGGAGAGATTTCCGAAGAAGAAGCTAACCTAATTTTGTCTAGTGTTGCGATGAATCTTTTGATGGCAGAAGATTTAGATATCAGTGAAGGTTTAGAAATTTCTTTGGTAGGACACCTCAGCGAGATGCAGTGGAAAGTTTTATTACCCAAGATTACAGCTAGGATTATTTTAGAGAACGAAAATCAAGCGGCGATCGCCAAAGCAGAAACGATTCCATCGTATGAACTCGATAACATACTTCTCAATAACTGTATAATGTCAACATGA